CGACGAGCGCGTGCGCTTCGCCGAGATAGTGGACGGGGTCGAGCAGCTCGTCGAGGCTCGCGCCGGCCAGCGCGGCCGCGACCTCCGGGTCGCGCGCGAGCGCCTCGCGCAGCGGCAGCGGACTGCGCGAGGCGGCCGCCACGCGCTCCTGGGCCGCGAGCCGGCCGAGCGCGGGAGTCAGCAGGAGCGCCACGCGCTCGGCGCTGATCGCGCCGCCGCTCGCCGCCAGGTTCGCGCGCATGCGTGCCGTGTCGACCTCGAGCCCGCGCAGCGCGTCGCGCAGGTGACTCGCCGCCGCTCCGGTGACTCGGAACAGCTCGGGCAGAGTCTCCCACTCGAGCTGCCAGCCGCCCACGCCGCGTTCGTGCTCCTGCGGCAGCGCGCCGAGCAGCGTCGCCACCAGCCCCGGCGCGCGCTTCGCGCAGGCCAGCGCCGCGGCCGCGCCCACCGGGTTGCGCTTCTGCGGCAAGGTCGACGAGCCGCCGCGCTGCGGCGCCGCGCTCTCGCGCAGCTCGCCGACCTCGGTCTGCGCGAGCAGCGCGAGATCGAGCGCGAGCTTGCCGAGCGCCCCCGCAGTGACTCCCAGCGCGCAGCCGAGCTCCGCCACGCGCCCGCGCTGGGCGTGCCACGGCAGCGCCGGATCGGCGAGTCCGAGCTCGCGCGCCAGCGCCGCCGCGAGCGCGAGCGCGTCGGGCCCGAGCGCCGCGAGCGTGCCCGCGGCGCCGCCGAGCTGCGCGGCCAGCCCGGCGCGGCGCAGGCCGGCGAGCCGCGCACGCGCGTCGCCCAGCGCGTCGAGCCAGCCCGCCGCCTTCAGCCCGAACGTGGTGGGCAGCGCCTGCTGCA
This genomic interval from Myxococcota bacterium contains the following:
- the pcaB gene encoding 3-carboxy-cis,cis-muconate cycloisomerase; translated protein: MSESGLFAAVFSTPELDAAFSAQAWLQALLDFEAALSRVQARAGRVPQRAADAIAAACRAERFDAESLARATAAAGNPVIPLVRALVESLPREASDFVHLGATSQDALDTALMLLCQKALDRVLALLDSLCERCAELAHAHRASVMPARTLLQQALPTTFGLKAAGWLDALGDARARLAGLRRAGLAAQLGGAAGTLAALGPDALALAAALARELGLADPALPWHAQRGRVAELGCALGVTAGALGKLALDLALLAQTEVGELRESAAPQRGGSSTLPQKRNPVGAAAALACAKRAPGLVATLLGALPQEHERGVGGWQLEWETLPELFRVTGAAASHLRDALRGLEVDTARMRANLAASGGAISAERVALLLTPALGRLAAQERVAAASRSPLPLREALARDPEVAAALAGASLDELLDPVHYLGEAHALVERALARHRGR